The Kineothrix sp. IPX-CK genomic interval AGGAGGGCGTCTTCGGCTTGCTGGAATGGCAGCTCGACCTGCTTACGGAAGAAGCGAAATAATTGAGACAGAAAGATTTGACCGTCAAAGAAAAGGCGTGATATACTTGTATTACTATGAACTACGGAGAGTGATACGGTGGAAATCAGGCGGACACTGAATGAAATACTCGTAAAGCTGTTTCGCAATATCAACGATATTGAGGAACGGGCGATTCAGACAGAGGAATATAAAGGCGTTACTACAAATGACATGCACGTCATCGAAGCGATCGGTTTGGGCAGCCCCAAGAATATGACTGCCGTCGCCAAATCCCTTGGCGTTACTACGGGCACACTCACAATAGCGGTGAACAGCCTGGTAAAAAAGGGATTTGTGAACCGGGAAAGAAGCGAAGAGGATAGGCGTGTTGTTTTAGTGTCCTTATCGCTCAAGGGTAAGAAGGCCTACGATCATCACCAGCGTTTCCATGAGGAAATGATAGACGCCGTAATTGCGCACCTTACTGAAGAAGAGAAGATTGTTTTAGAGAAAGCACTCCTGAATTTAAATGATTTTTTTATCGGCAAGAATAAGTAGGAATGGGAAAGAATAAGCTATGAGAAAGGAAAAGGTATTAATATGAAATTCAAGGATATGCCCTATGAGAGGGTAAAATACGAAGATGCGGAGAAGGAATTCCGCCAGATTATCGAGGAATTCAAAAATGCAGAAAGCGGTGAGGAGCAATTTGAGGTACATCAAAAGTTCTATACCCTTTCTAATAAGATAGAAACGACGACGATTATCGCCAATATCCGCTATGACATCGATACTGCGAATGAATTCTATGAAAAGGAAAAGGAATACTATGACGAAGTGGAGCCTAAGCTTGCGAACCTGATGGTGGAATATAGGCAAGCTATGTATGACTCCCCGTACCGTTCTTATTTAGAGGGCAAGATAGGAAAGGTGGCCTTTAAGAATATCGAGCTGGAAATCAAGTCTTTTGACGAGAAGCTGATTCCCCTCATGCAGGAGGAAAATGCTCTCACTACCAGATACAACAAACTGATCGCTTCGGCTCAGATAGAATGGGAGGGTGAGAAGCTGAATCTTTCTTTGATGCGTCCCTACCTTACGAACAGCGACAGAAATATACGTAAGAAAGCCTATGAGAAATACAGTGCCTTTTTCCTTTCCGTGGAGGATGAGCTGGATGAGATATACGACAAGCTGGTGAAGAACAGAACC includes:
- a CDS encoding MarR family transcriptional regulator, with the translated sequence MEIRRTLNEILVKLFRNINDIEERAIQTEEYKGVTTNDMHVIEAIGLGSPKNMTAVAKSLGVTTGTLTIAVNSLVKKGFVNRERSEEDRRVVLVSLSLKGKKAYDHHQRFHEEMIDAVIAHLTEEEKIVLEKALLNLNDFFIGKNK